The following are encoded together in the Phragmites australis chromosome 19, lpPhrAust1.1, whole genome shotgun sequence genome:
- the LOC133900177 gene encoding uncharacterized protein LOC133900177: MPFNDDEPPTTKPGPTRQVQLTKYHSPNAPLRPNDQKVLLELKGISFAASRAPLDLVAVIDVSGSMKDGGKLDKTKKAFSFIIHKLSDIDRLCVITFNNAATRLCPLRSVTEAARTELEALVRGLEARESTNIKAGLETGLSVVNERNFTAGRAASIMLMSDGNEPGSKAGEVELGNVPVYTFGFGEDHDSTLLRAIAEKSLGGVYNYVDDSDKSTNHSETFSQILAGLVTIIAQDLKLTVTPIQGEATIKKVHAGTYPLDTASDGSSSVNVRFGNLYSEEVRRVIVELALSDRTALCPYRANVAEVQYRFTIQGQQVTSNPERITIHRRKKAPDPADAPPQVQTEVVRLQHAASIKEAMEKADGHNLKEAQNILQLALNKLVEARKKLVDPMLDMLEKELRKLLELFKTEEIYKNQGRLYAITSVVSHDRQRFAPRPYANGVRPYATRRMDTYLKQVQQLDDKPPPPADYDAQEEPEVQDAAGVRRTLSVTLRLLTAVLSLLAFSIMASARTSRWDGDHYRRYEPYRYAVGVNVIVCFYSVAQAFVEIRRLVSPRLRSTSCYCVTLFLDQVLAYLLMSASSAAASRNRLWVSRFGKDGFNDKINVAAWFSFLAFFALSANALISTANLFSRI; this comes from the exons ATGCCGTTCAACGACGATGAGCCTCCGACGACGAAGCCTGGACCGACGAGGCAAGTGCAGCTCACCAAGTACCACAGCCCCAACGCACCCCTGCGCCCCAACGACCAGAAGGTGCTGCTCGAGCTCAAGGGCATCTCCTTCGCCGCCTCCAGAGCTCCCCTGGACCTCGTCGCCGTAATTGACGTCAGCGGCAGCATGAAGGACGGGGGCAAGCTCGACAAAACGAAGAAAGCCTTCTCTTTCATCATCCACAAGCTTAGCGACATCGACCGCCTCTGCGTCATCACCTTCAATAACGCTGCGACCAGGCTCTGTCCGCTGCGCTCCGTCACCGAGGCGGCCCGCACCGAGCTCGAGGCCCTCGTCCGCGGCCTCGAGGCTCGCGAAAGCACCAACATCAAGGCAGGCCTCGAGACCGGCCTCAGCGTCGTCAACGAACGCAATTTCACCGCCGGCCGCGCCGCCAGCATCATGCTCATGTCCGACGGCAACGAGCCCGGCAGCAAGGCCGGGGAGGTCGAGCTCGGCAACGTGCCCGTCTACACCTTCGGCTTCGGCGAAGACCACGACTCCACATTGCTGCGCGCGATCGCAGAGAAGAGCCTGGGCGGGGTGTACAACTACGTCGATGACAGCGACAAATCCACCAACCACTCCGAGACCTTCTCCCAGATCCTGGCCGGCCTCGTCACCATCATCGCCCAGGACCTCAAGCTCACCGTTACGCCGATCCAGGGCGAGGCCACCATTAAGAAGGTGCACGCCGGGACCTACCCCCTGGACACCGCCAGCGatggctcctcctccgtcaaCGTCAGGTTCGGCAACCTCTACAGCGAAGAGGTGCGCCGGGTCATCGTTGAACTCGCGCTCAGCGACCGCACCGCCCTCTGCCCTTACCGCGCCAACGTCGCCGAGGTCCAGTACAGATTCACCATTCAGGGCCAGCAGGTCACCTCCAACCCCGAGCGGATCACCATACATCGCAGAAAGAAAGCGCCCGACCCGGCCGACGCGCCGCCGCAGGTGCAGACCGAGGTGGTCCGGCTGCAGCACGCGGCCTCGATCAAGGAGGCGATGGAGAAGGCCGACGGCCACAACCTGAAGGAAGCGCAGAACATACTGCAGTTGGCGCTGAACAAACTGGTGGAGGCGCGGAAGAAACTGGTCGACCCGATGTTGGACATGCTCGAGAAGGAGCTGCGGAAGCTGTTGGAGCTCTTTAAGACGGAGGAGATCTACAAAAATCAGGGCCGCCTCTACGCCATCACCTCGGTCGTCTCCCACGACCGCCAGCGCTTCGCCCCGAGGCCCTACGCAAACGGCGTCCGGCCCTACGCCACGCGACGCATGGATACCTATCTCAAGCAGGTCCAGCAGCTCGACGATaaaccgccgccgcccgccgacTACGACGCCCAGGAAGAGCCGGAGGTGCAAGACGCGGCCGGGGTGAGGAGGACGCTGTCGGTGACACTGCGACTGCTCACGGCGGTGCTCAGCCTTCTGGCCTTCTCGATCATGGCCAGCGCAAGGACGTCTCGGTGGGACGGCGACCACTACAGACGCTACGAGCCGTACAG GTACGCGGTCGGAGTGAATGTGATTGTCTGCTTCTACTCGGTGGCGCAAGCATTCGTCGAGATCCGCCGTCTGGTTTCGCCGAGGTTGCGGAGCACCTCATGCTACTGCGTCACCCTCTTCCTCGACCAG GTGTTGGCTTATCTCCTCATGTCGGCATCGTCGGCGGCCGCGTCTCGGAACCGTCTGTGGGTGTCGAGGTTCGGCAAGGATGGGTTCAACGACAAGATCAACGTCGCGGCGTGGTTTTCATTCCTTGCGTTCTTTGCGCTGTCCGCCAACGCGCTCATCTCCACGGCTAATCTATTCAGCAGGATCTGA